Proteins encoded by one window of Salvia splendens isolate huo1 chromosome 5, SspV2, whole genome shotgun sequence:
- the LOC121804122 gene encoding uncharacterized protein LOC121804122, with protein sequence MVLLKQNPPIFDGIGEPAKAETWICALERIINVLMCNNEERMTCVTYGSADIWWDTKMKTTPRDQVGRMTWENFKEEIYIKYVSTSYRKAKAAEFYNLTQGRMSVTEYDRTLCDITQYAPEQVDTEYKLAERFRESLRHEIKMALASRGILTCAGSLTRVLDVEEAMPKERAM encoded by the coding sequence ATGGTTTTGCTAAAGCAAAATCCTCCTATCTTCGATGGGATAGGAGAGCCAGCAAAGGCCGAGACTTGGATATGCGCTTTGGAGCGTATTATCAATGTTCTGATGTGCAACAATGAGGAACGAATGACTTGTGTGACCTATGGGTCAGCCGACATCtggtgggataccaagatgaagACTACGCCACGAGATCAAGTGGGTAGAATGACTTGGGAGAACTTTAAAGAGGAGATATATATCAAGTACGTATCAACGAGCTACCGAAAAGCAAAGGCGGCTGAGTTTTACAACTTAACCCAAGGACGCATGTCGGTGACGGAATATGATCGCACGCTCTGCGATATAACCCAGTATGCACCTGAACAAGTTGACACTGAGTATAAACTGGCCGAAAGGTTCCGTGAGAGTCTAAGGCATGAGATAAAGATGGCATTAGCCAGTCGTGGAATACTTACATGCGCTGGATCATTGACCCGAGTGCTAGACGTGGAGgaagctatgcccaaggagagggcgaTGTGA
- the LOC121804121 gene encoding uncharacterized protein LOC121804121: MQNTTKCFNCGGNGHFSRECPSKNVGTGSRPNNQGFRLQTRAPPAGPRINRDQPPRQQQPHRPRLPSQARAYALSYRQPKTEQGNHESGNLAGMGELLDTPIVVLVDTGASHYFISKLCVDTLSLPAYKSEHKMMVTSPVGGVVEISRTCSNVEISMGELRLVAHNLRVMAMKDVDVILGRDWLAANFATIRCKERQITLQAPRKEPIVYHGTTMNRKNVYHLRTASHYDVKKRAPCLSGLSTRR, translated from the coding sequence ATGCAGAACACCAccaagtgctttaactgtggtggaaatggtcacttctctagagagtgccCGAGCAAGAACGTGGGGACGGGTTCAAGGCCGAACAACCAAGGATTTCGTCTGCAAACGAGGGCACCACCGGCGGGACCAAGGATAAATCGTGATCAACCcccgcgacaacaacaacctcacCGTCCGAGACTACCCtcccaggctagagcatatgcgcTGAGTTATAGACAACCCAAGACTGAACAAGGGAATCACGAGAGTggaaatttggcaggtatgggcgaACTCCTCGATACACCTATTGTTGTGTTggttgatacgggtgcatcgcattATTTCATATCAAAACTATGTGTGGACACATTAAGTTTGCCTGCTtataaatctgaacataagatgatggtgacctcaccagtgggaggggTAGTAGAGATTTCACGGACATGCTCGAACGTAGAAATTTCCATGGGAGAACTTAGGCTAGTCGCGCACAACCTACGAGTTATGGCCATGAAGGATGTCGATGTGATCTTAGGAAGGGATTGGTTGGCTGCGAATTTTGCGACGATACGatgtaaggagagacaaataaCATTACAAGCCCCTAGAAAGGAACCAATCGTGTATCATGGAACCACGATGAATAGAAAAAATGTCTATCATCTCCGCACTGCAAGCCACTACGATGTTAAGAAAAGGGCGCCCTGCCTAtctggtctatctacaaggagatga